The Dethiosulfovibrio peptidovorans DSM 11002 genome has a window encoding:
- a CDS encoding P-loop NTPase, which yields MDQENQCNGNCDSCSSKESCPDFPKPTKKDVCKVIAVGSGKGGVGKSSVAALLAVALAKRGDSVGVLDADITGPSIPKLFGITERPKGDESGKIVPPKTEKLDISIMSMNLLLDDPKAPVVWRGPLIGGVVKQFWDDVEWGKLDWLVVDLPPGTADAPLTVMQTIALDGMVIVTTPQELSALIVGKQARLAEMMKVPILGIVENMSYVECPKCGERLNVFGPSHSEEIEKAFGIATIAKIPVTDGFAAMGDDGSIESFSDEAVLGALVDGIL from the coding sequence ATGGATCAGGAAAACCAGTGTAACGGGAATTGCGATAGCTGTTCCAGCAAGGAGAGCTGTCCCGATTTCCCTAAGCCTACCAAGAAAGACGTCTGCAAGGTAATAGCGGTGGGTAGCGGCAAGGGTGGTGTAGGAAAAAGCTCCGTAGCAGCCCTTCTTGCCGTTGCTTTGGCCAAAAGAGGGGATTCCGTCGGAGTTCTCGATGCTGATATAACGGGCCCGTCCATACCTAAACTGTTCGGTATCACCGAACGTCCCAAGGGAGACGAGTCGGGAAAGATCGTCCCTCCCAAGACCGAGAAGCTGGACATATCGATCATGTCCATGAATTTGTTGCTGGATGATCCCAAGGCTCCGGTCGTATGGAGAGGCCCTCTTATTGGAGGAGTCGTAAAGCAGTTCTGGGACGATGTGGAGTGGGGTAAACTGGATTGGCTTGTGGTGGACCTCCCACCCGGAACGGCGGACGCCCCTCTGACAGTGATGCAGACCATCGCTCTCGATGGGATGGTCATAGTCACGACACCTCAGGAACTTTCTGCTCTGATAGTCGGGAAACAGGCCAGGCTCGCAGAGATGATGAAGGTTCCGATACTGGGTATAGTGGAGAACATGAGTTATGTCGAATGTCCCAAATGCGGAGAGAGACTCAATGTGTTCGGTCCCAGTCATTCCGAGGAAATAGAAAAGGCTTTCGGAATAGCTACGATAGCGAAAATCCCCGTGACCGATGGCTTCGCCGCCATGGGCGACGATGGAAGTATCGAGAGTTTTTCCGACGAGGCAGTTCTTGGGGCCCTAGTGGACGGGATCCTTTAA
- a CDS encoding sensor domain-containing diguanylate cyclase has product MRKITLGLFPLQLLAQGIALLVLPLGMGAPYGLSWIGLAMSFAGTISLLQKVASALSPRNKDNTPAVEEKRDISKRIPLPSLDTDLDGNILSINDDMARLLDVSEEFLLGQSAKNIFPEDMDRVDIGGKGWQVLRKNLDESKLICLVEEIESPKSSKDTKNNDMIHDPTGLYSHTYADIMAPSEIKRSVRYRRWLSIVMIRLSFRYDGEESADKVWEEQILNEYGAFVKRHTRECDLGFFIGGGYFLILLPETPNAGAKIAASKLKKLPDDIRDKFEEKDSVSAVIFTSLYHCSGNEKVDYHTVMKKLEENLTEEEEFSPVGNTNTANQKAEGHP; this is encoded by the coding sequence ATGAGGAAGATCACTCTGGGATTATTCCCACTGCAGTTACTGGCTCAAGGAATAGCTCTACTCGTTCTGCCCCTCGGAATGGGTGCTCCCTACGGTCTTTCCTGGATAGGATTGGCCATGTCTTTTGCAGGAACGATATCGCTCCTGCAAAAGGTGGCTTCCGCGTTAAGCCCCAGGAACAAAGATAACACCCCAGCTGTAGAGGAAAAGAGAGACATCTCGAAGAGAATCCCCTTGCCATCGCTGGACACCGACCTGGATGGAAACATCCTCTCCATCAACGATGACATGGCACGACTGCTGGATGTAAGCGAAGAATTTCTGCTGGGGCAAAGCGCTAAAAACATATTTCCCGAGGACATGGATCGCGTGGATATAGGAGGCAAAGGCTGGCAAGTCCTGAGAAAAAATTTAGACGAGTCCAAACTTATATGTCTGGTAGAGGAGATCGAATCCCCTAAATCAAGCAAGGATACGAAGAACAACGACATGATACACGATCCCACAGGCCTTTACTCCCATACATATGCCGATATCATGGCCCCATCGGAGATAAAAAGATCCGTAAGATACAGAAGGTGGCTTTCCATAGTGATGATCCGGTTATCCTTCCGTTACGACGGAGAGGAATCAGCCGATAAAGTATGGGAAGAGCAAATCCTCAACGAGTACGGGGCATTCGTAAAAAGACACACAAGAGAGTGCGACCTCGGATTTTTTATAGGAGGCGGATACTTTCTGATACTCCTGCCGGAAACCCCGAACGCCGGAGCAAAGATAGCCGCATCCAAACTAAAGAAGTTACCGGACGATATCAGGGATAAGTTCGAGGAAAAGGACTCGGTCTCTGCCGTGATATTTACCAGCCTATACCACTGTAGCGGTAATGAAAAGGTAGACTACCACACTGTAATGAAAAAGCTTGAGGAGAACCTGACGGAGGAAGAAGAATTCTCACCTGTAGGAAACACAAATACAGCCAATCAAAAGGCCGAGGGTCATCCCTAA